In Misgurnus anguillicaudatus unplaced genomic scaffold, ASM2758022v2 HiC_scaffold_31, whole genome shotgun sequence, a single window of DNA contains:
- the LOC129453295 gene encoding myosin heavy chain, fast skeletal muscle has product MGDGEMECFGPAAIYLRKPERERIEAQNTPFDAKTAFFVSDPDEMFLKGTLISKEGGKATVKTQSGKTVTVKEDQIFPMNPPKFDKIEDMVMMTHLNEATVLYNLKERYAAWMIYTYSGLFCATVNPYKWLPVYDAVVVAGYRGKKRVEAPPHIFSISDNAYQFMLTDRDNQSILITGESGAGKTVNTKRVIQYFATIAVAGPKRAEPVPGKMQGSLEDQIIAANPLLEAYGNAKTVRNDNSSRFGKFIRIHFGTTGKLASADIETYLLEKSRVTFQLSAERSYHIFYQLMTGHKPELLEALLITTNPYDYPMISMGEITVKSIDDVEEFIATDTAIDILGFTGEEKAAIYKLTGAVMHHGSMKFKQKQREEQAEPDGTEEADKISYLMGLNSADLLKAVCYPRVKVGNEYVTKGQTVPQVNNTVSALCKSVYEKMFLWMVVRINEMLDTKQARQFYIGVLDIAGFEIFDYNSLEQLCINFTNEKLQQFFNHHMFVLEQEEYKKEGIEWAFIDFGMDLAACIELIEKPMGIFSILEEECMFPKATDMSFKNKLHDQHLGKCAAFQKPKPAKGKAEAHFSLVHYAGTVDYNITGWLEKNKDPLNDSVVQLYQKSSVKLLSLLYAVSASEAEAAGKKAGKKKGGSFQTVSALFRENLGKLMTNLRSTHPHFVRCLIPNESKTPGLMENFLVIHQLRCNGVLEGIRICRKGFPSRILYGDFKQRYKVLNASVIPEGQFMDNKKASEKLLGSIDVDHNQYKFGHTKVFFKAGLLGALEEMRDEKLAALVTMTQALCRGYVMRKVFVKMMERRESIFTIQYNIRSFVNVKHWPWMKLYFKIKPLLKTAETEKEMASMKENYEKMKEDLAKALAKKKELEEKMVSLMQEKNDLQLQVASEADSLNDAEERCEGLIKSKIQFEAKLKETTERLEDEEEINAELTAKKRKLEDECSELKKDIDDLELTLAKVEKEKHATENKVKNLTEEMTSQDESIAKLTKEKKALQEAHQQTLDDLQAEEDKVNSLTKAKTKLEQQVDDLEGSLEQEKKLRMDLERAKRKLEGDLKLAQESLMDLENDKQQSDEKIKKKDFEISQLISKIEDEQSLGAQLQKKIKELQARIEELEEEIEAERAARAKVEKQRADLSRELEEISERLEEAGGATSAQIEMNKKREAEFMKLRRDLEESTLQHEATAAALRKKQADTVAELGEQIDNLQRVKQKLEKEKSEYKMEIDDLSSNMEAVAKSKGNLEKMCRSLEDQLSEIKSKNDENVRQLNDTSAQRARLATENGELARQLEEKEALVSQLTRGKQAFTQQIEELKRHVEEELKAKNALAHAVQSARHDCDLLREQYEEEQEAKGELQRGMSKANSEVAQWRAKYETDAIQRTEELEDAKKKLAQRLQDAEESVEAVNSKCASLEKTKQRLLSEVEDLMIDVERANSLAANLDKKQRNFDKVLADWKQKYEEGQAELEGAQKEARSLSTELFKMKNSYEEALDHLETLKRENKNLQQEISELTEQLGETGKSIHELEKAKKTVEIEKSEIQTALEEAEGTLEHEESKIVRIQLELTQVKSEIDRKLAEKDEEIEQIKRNSQRVIDSMQSTLDSEVRSRNDALRVKKKMEGDLNEMEIQLSHANRQAAEAQKQLRNVQGQLKDAQLHLDEAVRGQEDMKEQAAMVERRNNLMQAEIEELRIALEQAERGRKVAEQELVDASERVGLLHSQNTSLINTKKKLEADLVHVQGEVDDSVQEARNAEEKAKKAITDAAMMAEELKKEQDTSSHLERMKKNMEITVKDLQHRLDEAESLAMKGGKKQLQKLEARVRELESEVESEQRRSAEALKGVHKYERRVKELTYQTEEDKKNVMRLQDLVDKLQMKVKSYKRQAEEAEEQANTHLSRYRKVQHEMEESQERADIAESQVNKLRVKSREIGKGKDSAE; this is encoded by the exons ATGGGAGACGGTGAGATGGAGTGTTTTGGCCCGGCGGCCATTTACCTCCGCaaaccagagagagagaggattgAGGCCCAAAACACCCCGTTTGATGCCAAAACAGCCTTCTTTGTATCTGATCCAGATGAGATGTTCCTGAAGGGTACTCTTATTAGTAAAGAGGGTGGCAAAGCTACCGTCAAAACTCAGAGTGGGAAG acTGTCACTGTCAAGGAAGATCAAATCTTTCCCATGAATCCACCAAAGTTTGACAAAATTGAGGACATGGTCATGATGACCCACCTCAATGAGGCCACTGTGCTGTATAATCTCAAAGAGCGTTACGCAGCATGGATGATCTAT ACCTACTCTGGTTTGTTCTGCGCCACCGTCAATCCATACAAATGGCTGCCGGTGTACGATGCAGTTGTTGTGGCCGGTTACAGGGGCAAGAAAAGAGTTGAAGCCCCTCCCCACATCTTCTCCATCTCTGACAACGCCTACCAGTTCATGCTCACCG ATCGTGATAACCAGTCTATCCTAATTAC CGGAGAATCCGGCGCAGGAAAGACGGTCAACACTAAACGTGTCATCCAGTACTTTGCGACAATCGCTGTGGCTGGACCGAAGAGGGCAGAACCTGTCCCGGGAAAAATGCAG GGATCGCTGGAGGATCAAATCATCGCAGCCAACCCCCTGCTGGAGGCTTATGGTAATGCCAAGACTGTGAGGAACGACAACTCGTCCCGTTTT GGTAAATTCATCAGGATTCACTTTGGGACAACTGGGAAACTGGCGTCAGCTGATATTGAAACTT ATCTGCTGGAAAAGTCAAGAGTAACATTCCAGCTGTCTGCTGAGAGGAGCTACCACATCTTCTACCAGCTCATGACTGGACACAAACCAGAACTGCTCG AGGCACTTCTGATCACCACCAATCCTTATGACTATCCAATGATCAGCATGGGTGAAATCACTGTCAAGAGTATCGATGATGTGGAAGAGTTCATTGCCACAGAT ACTGCTATCGACATTCTGGGCTTCACTGGTGAGGAGAAAGCAGCCATCTACAAGCTGACAGGTGCTGTGATGCATCATGGCAGCATGAAGTTCAAGCAGAAGCAGAGAGAGGAGCAGGCAGAACCTGATGGCACTGAGG AGGCTGATAAAATCTCATACCTCATGGGCCTGAACTCTGCAGACCTGCTGAAAGCTGTGTGTTACCCAAGAGTGAAGGTTGGAAATGAGTATGTGACCAAAGGCCAAACTGTACCACAG GTGAATAACACAGTCAGCGCTCTGTGCAAGTCAGTTTATGAGAAAATGTTCTTGTGGATGGTCGTCCGTATCAATGAGATGTTGGACACAAAGCAGGCCAGACAGTTCTACATTGGGGTGCTGGACATCGCTGGGTTTGAGATCTTTGAT TACAACAGCTTGGAGCAGCTCTGCATCAACTTCACCAATGAGAAACTGCAACAGTTTTTCAATCATCACATGTTTGTGCTGGAGCAAGAGGAGTACAAGAAAGAAGGCATTGAATGGGCGTTCATTGACTTTGGAATGGACTTAGCTGCCTGCATTGAGCTTATTGAGaag CCAATGGGCATCTTCTCCATCCTTGAAGAGGAGTGCATGTTCCCCAAAGCAACAGACATGAGCTTTAAAAACAAGCTGCACGATCAGCATCTTGGCAAATGTGCAGCTTTCCAGAAGCCCAAACCTGCCAAAGGCAAGGCAGAGGCTCACTTCTCTCTGGTGCACTACGCCGGCACTGTTGACTATAACATTACTGGCTGGTTGGAAAAGAACAAGGATCCACTGAATGACTCTGTTGTGCAACTCTATCAGAAGTCATCAGTCAAACTGCTGTCTCTCCTGTATGCTGTTAGTGCAAGCGAAG CTGAAGCTGCTGGAAAGAAAGCAGGCAAGAAGAAGGGTGGTTCATTCCAGACCGTGTCTGCACTGTTTAGG GAGAACTTGGGCAAGCTGATGACAAACCTGAGGAGCACTCACCCTCACTTTGTGCGCTGCCTGATTCCCAACGAGTCCAAGACTCCAG GTCTGATGGAGAACTTCCTGGTTATCCATCAGTTGAGGTGTAATGGTGTGCTGGAGGGTATCAGAATCTGCAGAAAGGGTTTCCCCAGCAGAATCCTCTACGGTGACTTCAAGCAGAG ATACAAAGTATTGAATGCTAGTGTCATCCCTGAGGGACAGTTCATGGACAACAAGAAAGCTTCAGAGAAACTCTTGGGCTCTATTGACGTCGACCACAACCAGTATAAGTTTGGACACACCAAA GTGTTCTTCAAAGCTGGTCTGCTGGGTGCTCTTGAGGAGATGAGAGATGAGAAACTAGCGGCGCTGGTAACCATGACTCAGGCCCTTTGTCGTGGATATGTTATGAGGAAGGTGTTTGTCAAGATGATGGAAAGGAG AGAATCAATTTTCACCATCCAATACAACATCCGCTCATTCGTGAATGTGAAACACTGGCCATGGATGAAGCTTTACTTCAAGATCAAACCTCTTCTGAAGACTGCAGAGACAGAGAAAGAAATGGCATCCATGAAGGAGAACTATGAGAAAATGAAGGAGGATCTAGCCAAGGCACTGGCGAAAAAGAAGGAGCTTGAGGAGAAAATGGTGTCACTCATGCAGGAGAAAAATGATCTTCAGCTGCAAGTAGCATCT GAAGCTGATAGTCTCAATGATGCTGAGGAGAGATGTGAAGGTCTTATTAAAAGCAAGATCCAGTTTGAGGCCAAACTCAAAGAGACAACCGAGAGACTGGAGGATGAGGAGGAGATCAATGCTGAACTGACTGCAAAGAAGAGGAAACTAGAAGATGAATGCTCTGAACTGAAGAAAGATATTGATGACCTGGAGCTCACCTTGGCCAAAGTGGAAAAGGAGAAACATGCAACAGAAAATAAG GTGAAAAACTTGACTGAGGAGATGACCTCTCAGGATGAGAGCATTGCCAAGCTGACCAAAGAGAAGAAAGCCCTCCAAGAGGCACACCAGCAAACCCTTGATGACCTTCAGGCAGAGGAAGACAAAGTCAACTCTCTGACTAAAGCCAAAACAAAACTTGAGCAGCAAGTGGATGAT CTCGAGGGTTCACTGGAGCAAGAGAAGAAACTCCGTATGGATCTAGAGAGAGCCAAGAGAAAGCTTGAGGGTGATCTGAAACTGGCCCAGGAATCACTAATGGAcctggaaaatgacaaacaacaaTCAGACGAGAAGATCAAAAA GAAGGACTTTGAGATAAGTCAACTGATCAGCAAGATTGAAGATGAACAGTCTTTAGGAGCACAGCTTCAGAAGAAGATCAAAGAACTTCAG GCCCGCATTGAGGAGCTGGAAGAGGAAATTGAGGCCGAGCGAGCTGCTCGTGCTAAAGTGGAGAAGCAGAGGGCTGATCTCTCCAGGGAACTTGAAGAGATCAGTGAAAGGCTTGAGGAAGCTGGTGGTGCCACTTCTGCCCAGATTGAGATGAACAAGAAGCGTGAAGCAGAATTTATGAAGTTGCGTCGTGATCTGGAAGAGTCCACCTTGCAGCATGAGGCTACAGCGGCCGCTCTCCGAAAGAAGCAGGCAGACACTGTGGCTGAGCTGGGAGAACAGATCGACAATCTTCAGCGTGTTAAGCAAAAGCTGGAGAAGGAGAAGAGTGAGTACAAGATGGAGATTGATGACTTATCAAGCAACATGGAGGCAGTGGCCAAATCAAAG GGTAACTTAGAGAAGATGTGCCGTTCCCTTGAAGACCAACTGAGTGAAATCAAGTCCAAGAATGATGAAAATGTTCGCCAGCTCAATGACACGAGTGCCCAAAGAGCAAGACTTGCAACTGAGAATG GTGAACTGGCTCGCCAGCTGGAGGAGAAAGAAGCTCTTGTTTCTCAGCTGACCCGAGGAAAACAGGCTTTCACTCAACAGATTGAAGAACTCAAGAGACATGTTGAAGAGGAACTTAAG GCCAAGAACGCCCTGGCTCATGCTGTCCAGTCTGCCCGCCATGACTGTGATCTGCTCAGAGAGCAGTATGAAGAGGAGCAAGAGGCAAAAGGTGAACTTCAGCGTGGCATGTCTAAGGCCAACAGTGAGGTGGCTCAGTGGAGAGCCAAATATGAGACTGATGCTATCCAGCGCACTGAGGAGCTTGAGGATGCAAA GAAAAAGCTGGCTCAGCGTCTCCAGGATGCTGAAGAATCTGTTGAGGCTGTGAACTCCAAGTGTGCTTCTCTGGAAAAGACCAAGCAGAGATTGCTGAGTGAAGTCGAGGACCTCATGATTGATGTGGAGAGAGCAAACTCATTGGCTGCCAACTTGGACAAGAAGCAAAGAAACTTTGATAAG GTCCTGGCAGACTGGAAACAGAAGTATGAGGAAGGTCAGGCTGAACTAGAAGGTGCTCAGAAAGAAGCTCGTTCCCTCAGCACTGAGCTCTTCAAGATGAAGAACTCTTATGAAGAAGCTCTTGATCACCTGGAGACTCtgaagagagagaacaagaaTTTACAAC AGGAGATTTCTGAACTCACTGAGCAGCTTGGAGAGACTGGAAAGAGCATTCATGAATTAGAGAAAGCCAAGAAAACAGTGGAGATTGAGAAATCAGAGATCCAGACTGCACTGGAGGAAGCTGAG GGCACTCTGGAACATGAAGAATCCAAGATTGTTCGTATCCAGCTGGAGCTGACCCAGGTCAAGAGCGAGATTGACAGAAAGCTTGCTGAGAAAGATGAGGAGATTGAGCAGATCAAGAGGAACAGCCAACGAGTTATTGATTCCATGCAAAGTACTTTGGACTCTGAGGTCAGGAGCAGAAACGATGCCCTGAGAGTCAAGAAGAAGATGGAGGGAGATCTCAATGAGATGGAGATTCAGCTGAGCCATGCAAACCGCCAGGCTGCTGAGGCCCAGAAACAGCTTAGGAACGTCCAAGGCCAACTCAAG GATGCCCAACTGCACCTTGATGAAGCCGTCAGGGGACAGGAAGACATGAAGGAACAGGCTGCCATGGTGGAGCGCAGGAATAACCTGATGCAAGCTGAGATTGAGGAGCTAAGAATTGCACTGGAGCAAGCTGAGAGAGGCCGCAAAGTGGCCGAGCAAGAGCTTGTGGATGCCAGTGAGCGTGTGGGACTGCTGCACTCTCAG AATACAAGTCTTATTAACACCAAGAAGAAGCTTGAGGCTGATCTGGTCCATGTTCAAGGTGAGGTGGATGACTCGGTCCAGGAGGCCAGAAATGCAGAGGAGAAAGCCAAAAAGGCCATCACTGAT GCTGCCATGATGGCTGAGGAGCTGAAGAAGGAGCAGGACACCAGTTCTCACCTCGAGAGGATGAAGAAGAACATGGAGATTACAGTCAAAGACCTGCAGCACCGTCTGGATGAGGCTGAGAGTCTGGCAATGAAAGGAGGAAAGAAACAGCTCCAGAAACTGGAGGCCAGG GTGCGTGAGCTGGAGTCTGAAGTCGAGTCTGAACAGAGACGTAGTGCTGAAGCTCTTAAAGGAGTGCACAAATATGAGAGGAGAGTGAAGGAACTCACCTACCAG ACTGAAGAAGATAAGAAGAATGTGATGAGACTGCAAGATTTGGTGGACAAGCTGCAGATGAAAGTCAAGTCCTACAAGCGTCAAGCTGAGGAAGCT GAGGAGCAGGCCAACACTCACCTGTCCAGATACAGGAAGGTGCAGCATGAGATGGAGGAGTCACAGGAGCGCGCTGATATTGCAGAGTCCCAGGTCAACAAGCTGAGAGTCAAGAGCCGTGAGATTGGAAAG ggAAAAGACTCAGCAGAATAA